Proteins from a genomic interval of Lycium ferocissimum isolate CSIRO_LF1 chromosome 2, AGI_CSIRO_Lferr_CH_V1, whole genome shotgun sequence:
- the LOC132038892 gene encoding protein SUPPRESSOR OF FRI 4 isoform X2: MGKKKKRATDKVWCYYCDREFDDEKILVQHQKAKHFKCHVCHKKLSTAGGMAIHVLQVHKETVTKVPNAKSGRESTDIEVYGMQGIPADVLAAHYGEEDDESPAKTAKVDIPSSQYLGGAIPGYPPRAAFGAVPPPYNPAVPMPPAGWPVPLRHPPWYPQYPAGSVPPPAPMGLPQQPLFPVQNVRPPMPATAPPTLVAPPGLPTSTPPVPVSQPLFPVVPNNNNLAQSSPFSAPMLSTGVPLSSAAEAKSLIDPNMGSNTPATIGYQISAPMPVNSHSYASGPNTGGPSYGPPPVISNKAPANQPATNEVYLVWDDEAMSMEERRMSLPKYQVHDETSQMTSIDAAIDRRISESRLAGRMAF, encoded by the exons AtggggaagaagaagaagagagcaaCCGATAAAGTATGGTGTTATTACTGTGACAGGGAGTTTGATGATGAGAAGATTTTGGTTCAACATCAAAAAGCTAAACACTTCAAATGCCATGTTTGTCATAAGAAGCTTTCCACTGCTGGTGGTATGGCCATTCACGTTCTTCAGGTTCACAAAGAAACCGTCACCAA GGTACCGAATGCCAAATCCGGTAGAGAGTCAACAGATATTGAAGTATATGGAATGCAAGGAATCCCAGCCGATGTCTTAGCAGCTCACTATGGAGAGGAAG ATGATGAGTCCCCAGCAAAAACTGCCAAAGTGGACATCCCGTCATCCCAGTATCTTGGTGGTGCAATTCCAGGATATCCTCCCCGGGCAGCTTTTGGTGCAGTGCCACCACC CTATAATCCTGCTGTGCCTATGCCTCCTGCTGGTTGGCCAGTCCCTCTTCGCCACCCACCTTGGTATCCACAGTATCCTGCTGGCTCGGTTCCACCTCCTGCACCGATGGGTCTACCGCAACAACCATTATTTCCTGTGCAAAATGTAAGGCCTCCAATGCCAGCCACTGCACCACCAACGCTTGTTGCTCCTCCGGGGCTCCCAACATCTACCCCACCTGTTCCCGTGTCTCAGCCCTTGTTTCCTGTTGTTCCTAATAACAACAACCTTGCCCAAAGTTCGCCATTTTCAGCGCCGATGCTGTCAACAGGTGTGCCATTGAGCTCTGCAGCTGAAGCAAAGAGCTTAATTGACCCAAACATGGGCAGCAACACTCCTGCCACCATTGGCTATCAGATTTCAG CGCCAATGCCAGTAAATTCACATTCTTATGCATCTGGCCCAAATACTGGTGGGCCCTCATATGGTCCACCACCTGTTATTTCAAACAAAGCTCCAGCTAACCAACCAGCAACAAATGAGGTCTACTTAGTTTGGGATGATGAGGCAATGTCCATG GAGGAAAGAAGAATGTCCTTACCAAAGTATCAGGTGCATGATGAGACTAGCCAG ATGACGTCAATAGATGCGGCAATAGACAGAAGAATATCAGAAAGCAGACTTGCAGGGCGCATGGCTTTCTAG
- the LOC132038892 gene encoding protein SUPPRESSOR OF FRI 4 isoform X1: MGKKKKRATDKVWCYYCDREFDDEKILVQHQKAKHFKCHVCHKKLSTAGGMAIHVLQVHKETVTKVPNAKSGRESTDIEVYGMQGIPADVLAAHYGEEDDESPAKTAKVDIPSSQYLGGAIPGYPPRAAFGAVPPPYNPAVPMPPAGWPVPLRHPPWYPQYPAGSVPPPAPMGLPQQPLFPVQNVRPPMPATAPPTLVAPPGLPTSTPPVPVSQPLFPVVPNNNNLAQSSPFSAPMLSTGVPLSSAAEAKSLIDPNMGSNTPATIGYQISAPMPVNSHSYASGPNTGGPSYGPPPVISNKAPANQPATNEVYLVWDDEAMSMEERRMSLPKYQVHDETSQVSYNYLILVFVLMDMDLCCTFIQQMVGVSFISRIHLFTILSYS; the protein is encoded by the exons AtggggaagaagaagaagagagcaaCCGATAAAGTATGGTGTTATTACTGTGACAGGGAGTTTGATGATGAGAAGATTTTGGTTCAACATCAAAAAGCTAAACACTTCAAATGCCATGTTTGTCATAAGAAGCTTTCCACTGCTGGTGGTATGGCCATTCACGTTCTTCAGGTTCACAAAGAAACCGTCACCAA GGTACCGAATGCCAAATCCGGTAGAGAGTCAACAGATATTGAAGTATATGGAATGCAAGGAATCCCAGCCGATGTCTTAGCAGCTCACTATGGAGAGGAAG ATGATGAGTCCCCAGCAAAAACTGCCAAAGTGGACATCCCGTCATCCCAGTATCTTGGTGGTGCAATTCCAGGATATCCTCCCCGGGCAGCTTTTGGTGCAGTGCCACCACC CTATAATCCTGCTGTGCCTATGCCTCCTGCTGGTTGGCCAGTCCCTCTTCGCCACCCACCTTGGTATCCACAGTATCCTGCTGGCTCGGTTCCACCTCCTGCACCGATGGGTCTACCGCAACAACCATTATTTCCTGTGCAAAATGTAAGGCCTCCAATGCCAGCCACTGCACCACCAACGCTTGTTGCTCCTCCGGGGCTCCCAACATCTACCCCACCTGTTCCCGTGTCTCAGCCCTTGTTTCCTGTTGTTCCTAATAACAACAACCTTGCCCAAAGTTCGCCATTTTCAGCGCCGATGCTGTCAACAGGTGTGCCATTGAGCTCTGCAGCTGAAGCAAAGAGCTTAATTGACCCAAACATGGGCAGCAACACTCCTGCCACCATTGGCTATCAGATTTCAG CGCCAATGCCAGTAAATTCACATTCTTATGCATCTGGCCCAAATACTGGTGGGCCCTCATATGGTCCACCACCTGTTATTTCAAACAAAGCTCCAGCTAACCAACCAGCAACAAATGAGGTCTACTTAGTTTGGGATGATGAGGCAATGTCCATG GAGGAAAGAAGAATGTCCTTACCAAAGTATCAGGTGCATGATGAGACTAGCCAGGTAAGTTATAATTACCTAATACTAGTATTCGTTCTTATGGACATGGACTTGTGTTGTACATTTATCCAACAGATGGTTGGTGTTAGTTTCATATCTCGGATTCACTTGTTTACTATTCTTTCGTATTCGTAA
- the LOC132047621 gene encoding uncharacterized protein LOC132047621: MEGLSKMLVTAGQHRWIKGFNPCIRNQGELEITHLLYADDSLIFCEPEREQIYHLKLILLLFEAVSGLHINFAKSVIYPLNEIPNIKEVADIMGCKVGVFLAKYLGLPLGSKAKAVTIWNDIVERCEKKLSSWKRKYLSLGSRVVLINSVLDSLPTYTMS, from the coding sequence ATGGAAGGCTTGAGCAAGATGCTTGTAACAGCTGGACAACACAGGTGGATTAAGGGTTTTAACCCCTGTATCAGAAATCAGGGGGAGCTGGAAATCACTCATCTTCTATATGCTGATGATTCTTTAATCTTTTGCGAACCAGAAAGGGAGCAAATTTATCATCTAAAACTGATTCTTTTACTCTTCGAAGCAGTGTCCGGTCTCCATATAAACTTCGCAAAGAGTGTTATTTATCCGCTCAATGAAATACCCAACATCAAGGAAGTTGCAGACATCATGGGCTGTAAAGTTGGAGTCTTTCTAGCTAAATATCTAGGCCTACCCCTCGGATCCAAAGCAAAAGCTGTAACAATATGGAATGATATAGTAGAACGCTGTGAAAAGAAATTGTCTAGCTGGAAAAGGAAGTATCTTTCCTTGGGAAGCAGAGTTGTTTTGATCAATAGCGTGCTCGACTCATTACCCACCTACACTATGTCCTAG